In Kiloniellales bacterium, the following are encoded in one genomic region:
- a CDS encoding peptidoglycan DD-metalloendopeptidase family protein has translation MSHSLQQRVANLSDRLFVERELFLRSDGRVRYLRISRKLQISAAAMLTVAFVWIAFSSLTVAFHQTIVSGKETEIERQRLAYVDLLSEVSDYHEEFTQITRNLEENQDYLLSLLARGEEAFDELSSLRSELRESQSERARILLAREGLRRRLDTFQTELSQTLGGTAELEDRLSKLSAVLAPDDAELRGLEEARRRLVRDLNRTDKEIAEVSQENNQLSSAMEDLGQQLTETSSERDELIEERGALTEQVAELERQVTQADLTTGGLNAQIVSLEEALAAMRDRSDQVVVERNELQTRIAGLEQRLVDMRETQQSIVDRLSERTLVSIDAFEQTVAMTGLDIESLLASAGGESQVSGQGGPFIPGDFVVEQDPLHSLQASIAMLDLQMDRWEGLQEVVRSIPLTSPLDQFRITSTFGKRRDPVNGRVSRHYGLDLAAPMRTPVMVTAPGKVVFAGWKGRFGRVIVVDHGHGIRTRYAHLRKILVKVGQKVGHREKIGLLGSSGRSTGPHVHYEVQLRGKPLDPMKFLQAGKHVFKG, from the coding sequence GTGAGCCACAGCCTTCAACAGAGAGTAGCCAATCTGTCCGATCGCTTGTTCGTCGAGCGTGAACTCTTCCTGAGGTCGGACGGGCGGGTTCGCTACCTCCGGATATCCCGAAAGCTGCAGATCTCCGCGGCGGCCATGTTGACCGTGGCCTTCGTATGGATCGCCTTTTCCAGTCTCACGGTCGCCTTCCACCAGACCATCGTCTCCGGCAAGGAGACCGAGATCGAGCGCCAGCGTCTGGCCTACGTCGACCTGCTGAGCGAGGTCTCGGATTACCACGAGGAATTCACGCAGATCACGCGCAACCTCGAGGAGAACCAGGACTACCTGCTGTCGCTCCTGGCCCGGGGCGAGGAGGCCTTCGACGAGCTGTCCTCGCTGCGCAGCGAGCTGCGCGAATCCCAGAGCGAGCGGGCGCGGATCCTGCTGGCGCGCGAAGGGCTGCGCCGCCGTCTCGATACCTTCCAGACCGAGCTGTCGCAGACCCTCGGCGGGACCGCCGAGCTCGAGGACAGGCTGTCCAAGCTGTCGGCGGTCCTCGCGCCGGATGACGCGGAGCTGCGCGGCCTCGAGGAGGCGCGCCGCCGCCTGGTGCGCGACCTGAACCGGACCGACAAGGAGATCGCCGAGGTCAGCCAGGAGAACAACCAGCTGTCCTCCGCCATGGAAGACCTCGGCCAGCAGCTGACCGAGACCTCGAGTGAGCGCGACGAGCTGATCGAGGAGCGCGGGGCTCTGACCGAGCAGGTCGCCGAGCTCGAGCGCCAGGTCACCCAGGCCGACCTGACGACCGGAGGCCTGAACGCCCAAATCGTGAGTCTCGAAGAGGCGCTCGCCGCGATGCGCGACCGCAGCGACCAGGTGGTCGTCGAGCGCAACGAACTGCAGACCCGCATCGCGGGCCTTGAACAGCGCCTGGTCGACATGCGCGAGACCCAGCAATCGATCGTCGACCGCCTGTCGGAGCGCACCCTGGTGTCGATCGACGCCTTCGAGCAGACCGTGGCCATGACCGGCCTGGACATCGAATCGCTGCTCGCCAGCGCGGGCGGAGAGAGCCAAGTCAGTGGCCAGGGCGGCCCCTTCATTCCGGGCGATTTCGTTGTCGAGCAGGATCCGCTCCACTCGCTCCAGGCTTCGATCGCTATGCTCGACCTGCAGATGGACCGCTGGGAGGGTCTTCAGGAGGTCGTCCGCAGCATCCCCTTGACCTCGCCCCTGGACCAGTTCCGCATCACCAGCACCTTCGGCAAGCGGCGCGACCCGGTGAACGGGCGAGTCTCCAGGCACTACGGCCTCGACCTCGCGGCGCCGATGCGCACCCCGGTGATGGTCACGGCGCCGGGCAAGGTCGTCTTCGCCGGTTGGAAGGGCCGCTTCGGTCGCGTGATCGTGGTCGACCATGGTCACGGCATCCGGACCCGCTACGCCCATCTCAGGAAGATCCTGGTCAAGGTCGGCCAGAAGGTCGGGCACCGCGAGAAAATCGGCCTGCTGGGCAGCTCCGGGCGCAGCACGGGCCCGCACGTCCACTACGAGGTGCAGCTGAGAGGCAAGCCCCTCGATCCCATGAAGTTCCTCCAGGCTGGAAAACACGTCTTCAAAGGATAA
- a CDS encoding polymer-forming cytoskeletal protein, translating into MPAATPSIIGADLVINGNLITKGDIQLDGTLIGDVDSDSLTIGENAKVEGSISAKQLRISGAVVGELSAENVVLTKSAKVTGDVIHESLEIEMGATVEGNLKRRQAKTEPAAKLAAVAGADADFSAADEA; encoded by the coding sequence ATGCCGGCAGCTACGCCTTCGATCATCGGTGCCGATCTGGTCATCAACGGCAACCTGATCACCAAGGGAGACATCCAACTCGACGGCACCCTGATCGGGGACGTCGACAGCGATTCGCTGACCATCGGCGAGAACGCCAAGGTAGAGGGTTCGATCTCGGCCAAGCAGCTGCGCATTTCGGGTGCGGTGGTCGGCGAGCTCTCGGCCGAGAACGTCGTTCTGACCAAGAGCGCGAAGGTCACTGGCGACGTGATCCACGAAAGCCTCGAGATCGAGATGGGCGCGACCGTGGAAGGCAATCTGAAACGCCGACAGGCCAAGACCGAGCCGGCCGCCAAGCTGGCGGCGGTCGCCGGCGCGGACGCCGACTTCAGCGCAGCGGACGAGGCCTAG
- a CDS encoding threonine/serine dehydratase has translation MNEDRGTAPGFAEIEAAARRLAGVAEETPLLRSAALDELAGAEVLLKPEMLQRTGSFKFRGAYNRIAQLSEAERSAGVVAFSSGNHAQGVAAAAALLDTPATIVMPADAPAIKIENTRGYGAEVLCYDRYRQEREAVAAEIVAERGATLVRPYDDRDIIAGQGTCGLEIARQAEHQGGAVDLLLVCCGGGGLVSGIALAFGELSPATEIFAVEPAGFDDTARSLAAGERLGNDPEARSFCDALLAARPGAVTFEINRQRLAGGLVVSDAEVAQAMAFAFRVLKLVVEPGGAVALAALLSGKARARGKRVGVVLSGGNVDPETFCAAIGR, from the coding sequence ATGAACGAGGATCGCGGGACGGCGCCTGGTTTCGCCGAGATCGAAGCCGCCGCGCGGCGGCTGGCGGGCGTCGCCGAGGAGACCCCCCTGCTCCGCTCCGCCGCCCTCGACGAGCTGGCCGGTGCCGAGGTGCTGCTCAAGCCCGAGATGCTGCAGCGTACGGGCTCCTTCAAGTTCCGCGGCGCATACAACCGGATCGCGCAACTCTCCGAAGCGGAGCGCTCGGCCGGCGTCGTCGCCTTCTCTTCGGGCAACCACGCCCAGGGCGTGGCCGCCGCCGCCGCGCTGCTGGACACGCCGGCGACGATCGTGATGCCGGCCGACGCCCCCGCGATCAAGATCGAGAACACGCGGGGCTACGGTGCCGAGGTGCTGTGCTACGACCGCTACCGCCAGGAGCGCGAAGCGGTCGCCGCCGAGATCGTCGCCGAGCGCGGCGCGACCCTTGTCCGGCCCTACGACGACCGGGACATCATCGCCGGCCAGGGCACCTGCGGCCTGGAGATCGCCCGCCAGGCGGAGCACCAGGGCGGCGCCGTGGACCTGCTGCTGGTGTGCTGCGGCGGCGGCGGTCTGGTCTCGGGCATCGCCCTGGCGTTCGGCGAGCTGAGCCCGGCAACCGAGATATTCGCGGTCGAGCCGGCGGGCTTCGACGACACGGCGCGCTCGCTCGCCGCCGGCGAGAGGCTCGGGAACGACCCCGAGGCCCGCTCGTTCTGCGACGCCCTGCTCGCGGCGCGGCCCGGCGCCGTGACCTTCGAGATCAACCGTCAGCGGCTGGCCGGGGGTCTCGTGGTCAGCGACGCCGAGGTCGCCCAGGCCATGGCCTTTGCCTTTCGCGTCCTGAAACTGGTGGTCGAGCCGGGCGGCGCCGTTGCCCTCGCGGCACTGCTGAGCGGCAAGGCCCGCGCCCGCGGGAAGCGGGTCGGCGTTGTGCTATCGGGCGGAAACGTGGACCCGGAGACCTTCTGCGCCGCGATCGGCCGCTGA
- a CDS encoding alpha/beta hydrolase → MTDEAPEYRERWVTAQDGLRLYLRDYGSPQAPGTPVLCLGGLVRNSKDYHTLARRLAAHRRVLCPDYRGRGLSDRDPDWRNYRAEVYAADILQILFASGVHGVVVCGTSLGGIIAMGLSVLAPTMLSGAILNDIGPEVDLDGMDRILVYVEREQIVDDWDSAVVHVKELYAQFSLNSEEKWRHFAEATFRRKEDGRLHQDWDPAIAHALRKTRNGLPDLWPYFRGLRHLPVLAIRGMLSDILKQDTFDRMAEEKPDLIRLAVEGVGHTPALDEEPALPEIERYLDLVDAGHAGAAMKTGTGTA, encoded by the coding sequence ATGACGGACGAGGCACCAGAATACCGCGAACGATGGGTGACCGCCCAGGACGGTCTGCGGCTCTATCTGCGCGACTACGGGTCGCCGCAGGCGCCGGGGACGCCGGTGCTCTGCCTCGGCGGCCTCGTGCGCAATTCCAAGGACTACCACACCCTGGCCAGGCGCCTGGCGGCGCACCGCCGTGTGCTCTGCCCGGATTACCGCGGCCGAGGCCTCTCCGACCGCGATCCGGATTGGCGCAACTACCGGGCCGAGGTCTACGCCGCCGATATCCTGCAGATCCTGTTCGCTTCAGGCGTACACGGCGTGGTCGTCTGCGGCACCTCGCTGGGCGGCATTATCGCCATGGGTCTCTCCGTGCTGGCGCCCACCATGCTGTCCGGGGCGATCCTGAACGATATCGGCCCGGAGGTGGACCTCGACGGCATGGACCGGATCTTGGTCTACGTGGAGCGCGAGCAGATCGTGGACGACTGGGACAGCGCCGTGGTCCACGTCAAGGAGCTCTACGCGCAGTTCTCGCTCAACAGCGAGGAGAAGTGGCGGCACTTCGCGGAGGCCACCTTCCGGCGCAAGGAGGACGGCCGCCTGCATCAGGACTGGGACCCCGCGATTGCCCATGCGCTGCGCAAGACGCGCAACGGGCTGCCCGACCTCTGGCCCTACTTCCGGGGACTGCGTCATCTGCCGGTGCTCGCGATCCGCGGCATGCTGTCGGATATCCTGAAACAGGACACCTTCGACCGCATGGCGGAGGAGAAGCCGGACCTGATCCGGCTCGCCGTCGAGGGCGTCGGCCATACGCCCGCTCTGGATGAAGAGCCGGCGCTGCCCGAGATCGAACGCTACCTGGATCTGGTCGATGCCGGTCACGCCGGGGCGGCGATGAAGACCGGGACCGGAACGGCATGA
- a CDS encoding haloacid dehalogenase type II, whose amino-acid sequence MSNPAFSDIGACVFDAYGTLFDVHSAVARGGGALGQKAQAVSDLWRQKQLEYTWLRSLMGAHADFWQVTEEALAFALQAHAAEDPALQARLMELYLTLDAYDDVSDCLDRLRAGGKATAILSNGSPRMLEAAVTSAGIAGLLDHCLSIESVGVYKPDGRVYQFAVDQLAVPGERIAFISTNAWDASGAAHFGFRVAWMNRFNKQPDRLPGTFSAIIHSLADLPPLLGL is encoded by the coding sequence ATGAGTAATCCGGCTTTCTCAGACATCGGCGCCTGCGTCTTCGACGCCTACGGGACGCTGTTCGATGTCCACTCGGCCGTGGCCCGCGGCGGCGGCGCGCTCGGCCAGAAGGCCCAGGCCGTGTCGGATCTCTGGCGTCAGAAGCAGCTGGAGTACACCTGGTTGCGCAGCCTGATGGGGGCCCACGCGGACTTCTGGCAGGTCACGGAGGAGGCCCTGGCATTCGCCCTCCAGGCCCACGCGGCCGAGGATCCGGCGCTTCAGGCGCGGCTCATGGAACTCTACCTGACGCTCGACGCCTACGATGACGTTTCGGACTGCCTGGACCGCTTGCGCGCAGGCGGCAAGGCGACCGCGATCCTTTCCAACGGGTCGCCACGCATGCTCGAGGCGGCCGTCACCTCCGCCGGGATCGCCGGTCTGCTGGACCACTGCCTGTCGATCGAGTCCGTCGGCGTCTACAAGCCCGACGGACGCGTCTATCAGTTCGCGGTAGACCAGCTGGCGGTTCCGGGCGAACGAATCGCCTTCATCTCGACCAACGCCTGGGACGCCTCCGGGGCGGCGCATTTCGGCTTCCGGGTCGCGTGGATGAACCGTTTCAACAAGCAGCCCGACCGTCTGCCGGGGACGTTCTCGGCCATCATCCACTCTCTGGCAGACCTGCCGCCCCTGCTGGGCCTCTGA
- a CDS encoding lytic transglycosylase domain-containing protein, translated as MHPLWGIFVAILLLIPGMGAATAQARLLSEQDRERYGRALEAVERGRFDQALAEAEKGGSPLARKLVEWLVYSDAASEAEFDELVAFLDQNPHWPGMTALRRKAEEAMPEDLAAAEALLWFDKRRPISATGILRYAEALEAAGRSEEATAQIRRAWTRHDLTEAQERAVLQGYQPVLQTRDNVNRLDRLLWKRRVGPARRQARRVGYDYVALAEARLLTALRRKGAQQAVKKVPEALRDDPGLVYERARWHRRKRDYEGVIAYLDPPRPEAPYPKTWWSLRRWAAREAIERKDYEVAYRIASSHGFERGVGYAEGEWLAGWVALSFLDDAKLAYQHFTRLYHNVTTGVSRARGAFWAGEAAEAKGDTKWVKHWRRIAANLSATFYGQMAAERLGQRTLRVDLPEPLEPDDAAHKSFHQRELVRVVRVLGELEQANVQKRFFLHLIGRAEDASDYLLTARLAAAQNRPDLALRTAKAARNKGIILREHLYPAPRIEIVKDLDPRLVYALIRQESGFYTAAKSHAGARGLMQLMPATAKRVARRLKVSYDRRKLTEDPDFNLRLGQAYIKTLLERFDGSYILALAGYNAGPKRVDEWLAENGDPRDPDVDPIEWIERIPFSETRNYVQRVLESVPVYNARLAAEELAIRPEWIDAPYQGAL; from the coding sequence TTGCATCCACTTTGGGGGATTTTTGTCGCAATTCTCCTGCTCATTCCGGGCATGGGGGCCGCGACCGCGCAGGCCCGCCTGCTCTCGGAGCAGGACCGCGAGCGCTATGGCCGGGCCCTCGAAGCGGTCGAGCGCGGCAGGTTCGATCAAGCCCTGGCCGAGGCCGAAAAGGGCGGGTCGCCGCTGGCCCGCAAGCTGGTCGAATGGCTGGTCTATAGCGACGCGGCCAGCGAGGCAGAGTTCGACGAGCTTGTGGCCTTTCTGGACCAGAACCCCCATTGGCCGGGCATGACCGCGCTGCGCCGGAAAGCGGAAGAGGCGATGCCGGAGGATCTTGCAGCAGCCGAGGCCCTGCTCTGGTTCGACAAGCGCCGCCCGATCTCGGCCACCGGGATTCTGCGCTACGCCGAAGCGCTGGAGGCGGCCGGCCGCAGCGAGGAGGCGACGGCCCAGATCCGCCGGGCCTGGACGCGCCACGACCTGACCGAGGCGCAGGAGCGCGCGGTCCTCCAAGGCTATCAGCCGGTCCTGCAGACGCGCGACAACGTCAACCGCCTCGACCGTCTCTTGTGGAAGCGGCGCGTCGGGCCGGCGCGCCGCCAGGCGCGCCGGGTGGGCTACGACTACGTCGCGCTGGCGGAGGCCCGGCTGCTGACCGCCCTGCGCCGCAAGGGGGCGCAGCAGGCCGTGAAGAAGGTCCCCGAAGCCCTGCGGGACGACCCCGGCCTGGTCTACGAGCGCGCCCGCTGGCATCGGCGCAAGCGGGATTACGAGGGTGTCATCGCCTACCTCGACCCGCCGCGCCCGGAAGCGCCCTATCCCAAGACCTGGTGGTCGCTGCGCCGCTGGGCGGCGCGCGAGGCGATCGAGCGGAAGGATTACGAGGTCGCCTACCGCATCGCCAGCAGTCACGGGTTCGAACGCGGGGTCGGCTACGCCGAGGGCGAATGGCTGGCCGGCTGGGTCGCCCTGAGTTTCCTCGACGACGCGAAGCTCGCCTATCAGCACTTCACCCGCCTCTACCACAACGTGACCACCGGGGTCAGCCGGGCGCGCGGCGCCTTCTGGGCCGGCGAGGCGGCAGAAGCCAAGGGCGACACGAAGTGGGTCAAGCACTGGCGACGGATCGCCGCCAACCTCTCGGCGACCTTCTACGGTCAGATGGCGGCCGAGCGGCTCGGCCAGAGGACCCTCAGGGTCGACCTGCCGGAGCCGCTGGAACCGGACGACGCGGCACACAAAAGCTTCCACCAGCGCGAGCTGGTCCGCGTTGTCCGGGTTCTGGGCGAGCTGGAGCAGGCAAATGTCCAGAAGCGCTTCTTCCTGCATCTGATCGGGCGGGCCGAAGACGCGAGCGACTACCTGCTGACCGCGCGGCTGGCGGCGGCTCAGAATCGTCCTGATCTCGCCCTGCGGACCGCCAAGGCGGCGCGCAATAAGGGCATTATCCTGCGCGAGCACCTCTATCCCGCCCCGCGCATCGAGATCGTCAAGGACCTCGATCCCAGGCTGGTCTACGCCCTGATCCGCCAGGAGAGCGGGTTCTACACGGCGGCGAAGAGCCACGCCGGGGCGCGCGGCCTGATGCAGCTCATGCCGGCGACCGCCAAGCGGGTGGCGCGCCGGCTCAAGGTCTCCTACGACCGGCGCAAGCTGACCGAGGACCCGGACTTCAACCTCCGCCTGGGTCAGGCCTACATCAAGACGCTGCTGGAGCGTTTCGACGGCTCCTACATCCTCGCCTTGGCCGGCTACAACGCCGGACCCAAGCGTGTCGACGAGTGGCTCGCGGAGAACGGCGATCCGCGCGACCCGGATGTCGATCCGATCGAGTGGATCGAGCGCATTCCCTTCTCGGAAACCCGGAACTACGTGCAGCGCGTGCTCGAGTCCGTTCCCGTCTACAACGCCCGCCTGGCGGCCGAGGAGCTGGCCATCCGTCCAGAGTGGATCGACGCGCCCTATCAGGGCGCCCTCTAG
- the dapA gene encoding 4-hydroxy-tetrahydrodipicolinate synthase has translation MFRGSIPALITPFANGSVDESAFQDFVDWQIEQGSHGVVPCGTTGESPTLSHEEDRRITALCVEVAKGRVPVIAGTGSNSTEEAIELTRHAKSAGADAALIVTPYYNKPNQEGLFRHYEAIHDAVDLPIIIYNIPGRCIVDMSVETMARLAKLPNIVGVKDATNDLARPLKTRHVIGEDFCQLSGEDATALALLAQGGHGCITVTGNVAPRLSAEMHEAWQAGDVERAQEINDRLLPLHEALFSEPSPGPVKYAASLLGKCRNIVRQPLIPISKDTEAKVREAMVYAGLIN, from the coding sequence ATGTTTCGGGGATCGATCCCCGCCCTTATCACTCCCTTCGCTAACGGCAGCGTGGACGAAAGCGCCTTCCAGGACTTCGTCGACTGGCAGATCGAGCAGGGCAGCCACGGGGTCGTGCCCTGCGGGACAACCGGCGAGTCGCCGACCCTGTCCCACGAAGAGGACAGGCGGATCACCGCGCTCTGCGTCGAGGTGGCCAAGGGCCGGGTACCGGTAATCGCCGGGACCGGGTCCAATTCGACCGAGGAGGCGATCGAGCTAACCCGTCACGCCAAGTCGGCGGGCGCCGACGCGGCCCTGATCGTGACGCCCTACTACAACAAGCCGAATCAGGAAGGCTTGTTTCGGCACTACGAGGCGATCCACGACGCGGTCGACTTGCCGATCATCATCTACAACATACCGGGACGCTGCATCGTCGACATGTCCGTCGAGACCATGGCGCGCCTGGCCAAACTGCCGAACATCGTCGGGGTCAAGGACGCCACCAACGACCTGGCGCGGCCGCTGAAGACACGCCACGTCATCGGCGAGGACTTCTGTCAGCTGTCCGGCGAGGATGCCACGGCTCTCGCCCTGCTGGCCCAGGGTGGTCACGGCTGCATCACGGTGACCGGCAACGTGGCGCCGCGTCTCTCGGCCGAAATGCACGAGGCCTGGCAGGCCGGCGACGTCGAGCGCGCGCAGGAGATCAACGACCGGCTCCTGCCGCTGCACGAGGCCCTCTTCTCGGAGCCCAGCCCCGGCCCGGTCAAGTATGCCGCCAGCCTCCTGGGCAAGTGCCGGAACATCGTGCGCCAGCCGCTGATTCCGATCTCCAAGGATACCGAAGCCAAGGTGCGCGAGGCCATGGTCTACGCCGGCCTGATCAACTAG
- the smpB gene encoding SsrA-binding protein SmpB, with protein sequence MSTSGQTLVAQNRKARHNYQIEDTLEAGLVLTGTEVKSLRQGRASIGEAYAADQGGDLYLINAQIPVYEAANRFNHEPKRARKLLVHRRERSRLIGLVQRQGYTLVPLKLYFNNRGLAKVELGLARGKRQVDKRETEKQRDWQRQKARLMREKG encoded by the coding sequence TTGTCAACCAGCGGGCAAACCCTGGTCGCCCAGAACCGCAAGGCGCGGCACAACTACCAGATCGAGGATACCCTGGAGGCCGGACTGGTCCTGACGGGCACCGAGGTCAAGTCGCTGCGCCAGGGCCGGGCCTCGATCGGCGAGGCCTACGCGGCCGATCAAGGCGGCGACCTCTACCTGATCAACGCGCAGATCCCGGTCTACGAGGCGGCGAACCGCTTCAATCACGAGCCGAAACGGGCGCGCAAGCTGCTCGTGCACCGGCGGGAACGGAGCCGCCTGATCGGCCTCGTGCAGCGTCAAGGCTATACGCTCGTGCCACTGAAGCTCTACTTCAACAACCGCGGACTCGCGAAAGTGGAGCTGGGGCTCGCGCGCGGTAAGCGCCAGGTCGACAAGCGGGAGACCGAAAAGCAGCGCGACTGGCAGCGGCAGAAGGCCCGCCTCATGCGGGAGAAGGGCTGA
- a CDS encoding uracil-DNA glycosylase has product MATRTILAPDQDCPLCPRLSAFRAANRQDHPDFFNAPVPSFGGGDAGLLIVGLAPGLKGANRTGRPFTGDYAGDLLYATLEKFGFASGGYDRRPDDGVTLHDCRITNAVRCVPPQNKPETLEVRNCRHFLQAELGGTPGPRIVLALGAIAHNAVLGALALRRSPYPFGHGACHALPDGRLLADSYHCSRYNTNTGRLTAEMFEAVFAELRRRIDRTEAAGISPSPA; this is encoded by the coding sequence ATGGCGACGCGGACGATCCTGGCGCCAGACCAGGATTGTCCGCTCTGCCCTCGGCTATCCGCCTTTCGGGCGGCCAACAGGCAGGACCACCCAGACTTCTTCAACGCCCCCGTGCCGTCGTTCGGCGGCGGCGACGCAGGCCTGCTGATTGTCGGTCTTGCACCGGGCCTCAAAGGGGCGAACCGCACGGGCCGTCCCTTCACCGGCGACTACGCGGGCGATCTGCTCTACGCCACCCTGGAGAAGTTCGGCTTCGCCTCGGGCGGCTACGACCGCCGCCCGGACGACGGCGTTACCCTGCACGACTGCCGGATCACCAACGCGGTGCGCTGCGTGCCGCCGCAGAATAAGCCGGAGACCCTGGAAGTGCGGAACTGCCGGCACTTCCTGCAGGCCGAGCTCGGCGGGACGCCGGGGCCGCGGATCGTGCTGGCGCTCGGCGCGATCGCGCACAACGCGGTGCTCGGCGCCCTGGCGCTCCGCCGGAGCCCCTACCCCTTCGGCCACGGCGCCTGCCACGCGCTGCCGGACGGCCGCCTCCTGGCGGACAGCTATCATTGCTCGCGCTACAACACCAACACCGGGCGCCTGACGGCCGAGATGTTCGAGGCGGTCTTCGCCGAGCTGCGCCGCCGCATCGACCGGACGGAAGCCGCTGGGATCAGCCCTTCTCCCGCATGA
- a CDS encoding NYN domain-containing protein has protein sequence MHFYPQERIGLFIDGANLYATARALSFDIDYKRLLELFTKQGRLVRAFYYTALVEDQEYSPIRPLIDWLDYNGYTMVTKPTKEFTDASGRRKIKGNMDIELAIDVMEMTDNLDHVVLFSGDGDFRRLVEAVQRKGRRVTVVSTVRSQPSMVADELRRQADVFVDLLQLQSQIERELPADHPRNRAREEEAADNAEEFDDDDYYEAETA, from the coding sequence ATGCATTTTTATCCTCAGGAGCGCATCGGTCTGTTTATAGACGGTGCCAACCTCTACGCAACTGCGCGGGCCTTGTCATTTGACATCGATTACAAGCGTCTTCTCGAACTCTTCACTAAGCAAGGCCGTCTAGTAAGAGCGTTTTACTACACGGCTCTGGTCGAGGACCAGGAGTATTCGCCGATCCGTCCGCTGATCGATTGGTTGGACTACAACGGCTATACCATGGTCACCAAACCGACCAAGGAGTTCACCGACGCTTCCGGTCGCCGCAAGATCAAGGGCAACATGGACATCGAGCTCGCCATCGACGTGATGGAGATGACGGATAATCTCGACCACGTGGTGCTCTTCTCGGGTGACGGCGACTTCCGCCGCCTGGTCGAAGCCGTGCAGAGAAAAGGGCGCCGAGTAACCGTCGTATCGACCGTGCGCTCTCAACCATCCATGGTTGCCGACGAACTGCGTCGGCAGGCCGATGTCTTCGTCGACCTGCTGCAACTGCAGAGCCAGATCGAACGGGAGCTGCCGGCGGATCATCCGCGCAACCGGGCCCGCGAAGAGGAGGCAGCGGACAACGCGGAAGAGTTCGACGACGACGACTACTACGAAGCCGAGACCGCCTGA
- the folK gene encoding 2-amino-4-hydroxy-6-hydroxymethyldihydropteridine diphosphokinase: MILVGIGANLPHPCHGSPRETCEAALAALGRRGVTVLGRSRWFKSAPVPPSDQPWYVNGVAALQTALPPDDLLEILHEVEESFGRVRRVRNEARVLDLDLLAYGELVSAPGESPELPHPRLTERAFVILPLADLAPAWRHPVSGRSALDYAEAFKGDDAVVPLEGAPVDS; the protein is encoded by the coding sequence GTGATCCTGGTCGGAATCGGCGCGAACTTGCCTCATCCTTGTCACGGGTCTCCGCGCGAAACCTGCGAAGCCGCCTTGGCGGCCTTGGGCCGCCGGGGCGTGACCGTGCTCGGCCGCTCGCGATGGTTCAAGTCCGCGCCGGTACCGCCGTCGGATCAGCCCTGGTACGTCAATGGCGTTGCCGCGCTGCAGACGGCGCTGCCGCCGGACGACCTGCTCGAGATTCTACACGAGGTTGAAGAGTCGTTTGGCCGGGTCCGGCGTGTCCGGAACGAAGCGCGGGTCCTGGACCTCGATCTGCTGGCCTACGGGGAACTGGTCAGCGCCCCGGGCGAAAGCCCCGAACTGCCGCATCCGCGCCTGACCGAGCGCGCCTTCGTGATCCTGCCCCTGGCCGACCTCGCGCCGGCCTGGCGGCACCCGGTCAGCGGGAGGTCGGCGCTCGACTATGCCGAGGCCTTCAAGGGCGATGACGCGGTCGTGCCGCTCGAGGGCGCGCCGGTCGATAGCTAG